One window from the genome of Ailuropoda melanoleuca isolate Jingjing chromosome 5, ASM200744v2, whole genome shotgun sequence encodes:
- the CCNB2 gene encoding G2/mitotic-specific cyclin-B2 isoform X1, producing the protein MALLRRPMVSTDLENADTGVNSKAKSHVTIRRAVLEEIGNRVTTRATQVAKKAQNTKIPAQPTKTNVNKQLKPTASVKPVQMEVLAPKGPSPPSEDISMKEEKLCQAFSDALLCKIEDIDHEDWENPQLCSDYVKDIYQYLRQLEILQSISPHFLNGREINGRMRAILVDWLVQVHSKFRLLQETLYMCVAIMDRFLQVQPVSRKKLQLVGITALLLASKYEEMFSPNIEDFVYITDNAYTSSQIREMETLILKELKFELGRPLPLHFLRRASKAGEVDVEQHTLAKYLMELTLIDYDMVHYHPSKVAAAASCLSQKVLGQGKWNLKQQYYTGYTENEVLEVMQHMAKNVVKVNENLTKFIAIKNKYASSKLLQISTLPQLNSKTIRELASPLMGRS; encoded by the exons gtgtccACTGATTTGGAGAATGCTGACACTGGAGTTAATTCTAAAGCTAAGAGTCATGTGACAATCAGACGGGCAGTTTTGGAAGAAATTGGAAATAGAGTTACAACCAGAGCTACACAAGTAGCTAAG AAAGCTCAGAACACCAAAATACCTGCTCAACCCACCAAAACAAATGTCAACAAACAACTGAAACCTACTGCATCTGTGAAACCAGTGCAGATGGAAGTGTTGGCTCCAAAG GGTCCTTCCCCCCCATCAGAGGATATCTCCATGAAGGAAGAGAAACTCTGCCAAGCTTTCTCTGATGCCTTGCTCTGCAAAATCGAGGACATTGATCACGAGGACTGGGAGAACCCTCAGCTCTGCAGCGACTACGTTAAGGATATCTACCAGTATCTAAGGCAGCTTGAG ATTCTGCAATCCATAAGTCCGCACTTCTTAAATGGAAGAGAGATAAACGGACGCATGCGCGCCATCCTGGTGGACTGGCTGGTGCAAGTCCACTCCAAGTTTAGGCTGCTGCAGGAGACTCTGTACATGTGCGTCGCCATCATGGACCGGTTTCTGCAG GTTCAGCCGGTTTCTCGTAAGAAGCTTCAGCTGGTTGGGATTACAGCTCTGCTCCTGGCTTCCAAGTACGAGGAGATGTTTTCTCCAAATATTGAAGACTTCGTTTACATCACAGACAATGCTTATACCAGTTCCCAAATCCGAGAGATGGAAACACTGATTTTGAAAGAACTGAAATTTGAGTTGGGTCGACCTTTGCCACTACATTTCTTAAGGCGGGCATCAAAAGCCGGGGAG GTCGATGTGGAACAGCACACTTTAGCCAAATACCTGATGGAGTTGACTCTCATTGACTACGATATGGTGCATTATCACCCTTCAAAGGTGGCAGCGGCTGCGTCCTGCCTGTCCCAGAAGGTTCTGGGCCAAGGAAAATGG AACTTAAAGCAGCAGTATTACACTGGATACACAGAGAATGAAGTATTGGAAGTCATGCAGCACATGGCCAAAAATGTAGTGAAAGTTAATGAAAACTTAACGAAATTCATC GCCATCAAGAATAAGTACGCAAGCAGCAAACTCCTGCAGATCAGCACACTTCCTCAGCTGAACTCAAAAACCATCCGAGAGCTTGCCTCCCCTCTGATGGGACGGTCCTAG
- the CCNB2 gene encoding G2/mitotic-specific cyclin-B2 isoform X2: MALLRRPMVSTDLENADTGVNSKAKSHVTIRRAVLEEIGNRVTTRATQVAKKAQNTKIPAQPTKTNVNKQLKPTASVKPVQMEVLAPKGPSPPSEDISMKEEKLCQAFSDALLCKIEDIDHEDWENPQLCSDYVKDIYQYLRQLEILQSISPHFLNGREINGRMRAILVDWLVQVHSKFRLLQETLYMCVAIMDRFLQVQPVSRKKLQLVGITALLLASKYEEMFSPNIEDFVYITDNAYTSSQIREMETLILKELKFELGRPLPLHFLRRASKAGEVDVEQHTLAKYLMELTLIDYDMVHYHPSKVAAAASCLSQKVLGQGKWNLKQQYYTGYTENEVLEVMQHMAKNVVKVNENLTKFIMTSAGHQE; the protein is encoded by the exons gtgtccACTGATTTGGAGAATGCTGACACTGGAGTTAATTCTAAAGCTAAGAGTCATGTGACAATCAGACGGGCAGTTTTGGAAGAAATTGGAAATAGAGTTACAACCAGAGCTACACAAGTAGCTAAG AAAGCTCAGAACACCAAAATACCTGCTCAACCCACCAAAACAAATGTCAACAAACAACTGAAACCTACTGCATCTGTGAAACCAGTGCAGATGGAAGTGTTGGCTCCAAAG GGTCCTTCCCCCCCATCAGAGGATATCTCCATGAAGGAAGAGAAACTCTGCCAAGCTTTCTCTGATGCCTTGCTCTGCAAAATCGAGGACATTGATCACGAGGACTGGGAGAACCCTCAGCTCTGCAGCGACTACGTTAAGGATATCTACCAGTATCTAAGGCAGCTTGAG ATTCTGCAATCCATAAGTCCGCACTTCTTAAATGGAAGAGAGATAAACGGACGCATGCGCGCCATCCTGGTGGACTGGCTGGTGCAAGTCCACTCCAAGTTTAGGCTGCTGCAGGAGACTCTGTACATGTGCGTCGCCATCATGGACCGGTTTCTGCAG GTTCAGCCGGTTTCTCGTAAGAAGCTTCAGCTGGTTGGGATTACAGCTCTGCTCCTGGCTTCCAAGTACGAGGAGATGTTTTCTCCAAATATTGAAGACTTCGTTTACATCACAGACAATGCTTATACCAGTTCCCAAATCCGAGAGATGGAAACACTGATTTTGAAAGAACTGAAATTTGAGTTGGGTCGACCTTTGCCACTACATTTCTTAAGGCGGGCATCAAAAGCCGGGGAG GTCGATGTGGAACAGCACACTTTAGCCAAATACCTGATGGAGTTGACTCTCATTGACTACGATATGGTGCATTATCACCCTTCAAAGGTGGCAGCGGCTGCGTCCTGCCTGTCCCAGAAGGTTCTGGGCCAAGGAAAATGG AACTTAAAGCAGCAGTATTACACTGGATACACAGAGAATGAAGTATTGGAAGTCATGCAGCACATGGCCAAAAATGTAGTGAAAGTTAATGAAAACTTAACGAAATTCATC ATGACTTCTGCAGGCCATCAAGAATAA